The following are encoded together in the Streptomyces tsukubensis genome:
- a CDS encoding DEAD/DEAH box helicase translates to MNRMNRPARSNDRYSRTRARGNGSGESSEPNRGGRYRSPSQGQGHRPSSGRFGGGGGGRRSSGPSGEFALPVTITPALPAVETFGELELPAELLKTLSGLGMSEPFPIQAATLPNSLAGRDVLGRGRTGSGKTLAFGLALLARTAGQRAEPRHPLGLVLVPTRELAQQVTTALTPYARSLRLRLATVVGGMSIGRQSSALRGGSEIVVATPGRLKDLIERGDCNLDRVSITVLDEADQMADMGFMPQVTQLLDQVRAEGQRMLFSATLDRNVDLLVRRYLHDPVVHSVDPSAGAVTTMEHHVLHVRDADKYATTTEIAAREGRVLMFLDTKHAVDRLTTHLLQSGVRAAALHGGKSQPQRTRTLAQFKTGHVNVLVATNVAARGIHIDNLDLVVNVDPPSDHKDYLHRGGRTARAGESGSVVTLVLPHQRRSMTRLMADARITPQTAQVRSGEEELSRITGAQAPSGVPVTITSPRSERPAGAPRGGGRGRPARSRRPSSGAPRTRSEGGAPRSAPRGASE, encoded by the coding sequence ATGAATCGCATGAACCGCCCCGCACGATCGAACGACCGCTACTCAAGGACCCGTGCCCGTGGCAACGGCTCCGGTGAGTCGTCCGAGCCGAACCGCGGCGGCCGTTACCGCTCGCCCTCCCAGGGTCAGGGCCACCGCCCCTCCTCCGGTCGCTTCGGCGGCGGTGGCGGCGGACGGCGCTCCTCGGGCCCGAGCGGCGAGTTCGCCCTCCCCGTCACCATCACCCCGGCGCTGCCGGCCGTGGAGACCTTCGGTGAGCTTGAGCTCCCGGCCGAGCTGCTGAAGACCCTCAGTGGCCTCGGTATGAGCGAGCCCTTCCCCATCCAGGCCGCCACACTGCCGAACTCACTGGCGGGCCGTGACGTCCTCGGTCGCGGTCGCACCGGCTCGGGCAAGACCCTCGCCTTCGGCCTCGCGCTCCTCGCGCGTACCGCCGGGCAGCGCGCGGAACCGCGCCACCCGCTCGGACTGGTCCTCGTGCCCACGCGGGAACTCGCCCAGCAGGTCACCACGGCGCTCACCCCCTACGCCAGGTCACTGCGGCTGCGGCTGGCGACCGTCGTCGGCGGCATGTCCATCGGCCGGCAGTCGAGCGCGCTGCGCGGCGGCAGCGAGATCGTCGTCGCCACCCCCGGCAGGCTCAAGGACCTCATCGAACGCGGCGACTGCAACCTGGACCGGGTCTCCATCACGGTCCTCGACGAAGCCGACCAGATGGCCGACATGGGCTTCATGCCGCAGGTCACGCAACTCCTCGACCAGGTGCGCGCGGAGGGGCAGCGGATGCTCTTCTCCGCCACCCTCGACCGCAACGTCGACCTGCTGGTCCGTCGTTACCTGCACGACCCGGTCGTGCACTCCGTCGACCCGTCCGCCGGCGCCGTCACGACGATGGAGCACCACGTGCTGCACGTCAGGGACGCCGACAAGTACGCGACCACCACGGAGATCGCGGCCCGCGAGGGGCGGGTGCTGATGTTCCTCGACACCAAGCACGCCGTCGACCGGCTCACCACGCACCTCCTCCAGAGCGGTGTACGCGCCGCCGCGCTGCACGGCGGGAAGTCGCAGCCGCAGCGCACCCGCACGCTGGCCCAGTTCAAGACGGGCCACGTCAACGTCCTGGTGGCCACCAACGTCGCCGCCCGCGGTATCCACATCGACAACCTCGACCTCGTCGTCAACGTCGACCCGCCCAGCGACCACAAGGACTACCTGCACCGCGGCGGCCGTACCGCCCGCGCGGGGGAGTCCGGCAGCGTGGTCACCCTGGTCCTGCCGCACCAGCGCAGGTCCATGACCCGGCTGATGGCCGACGCCCGCATCACCCCGCAGACCGCGCAGGTCCGCTCGGGCGAGGAGGAGCTCAGCCGTATCACCGGTGCCCAGGCGCCCTCCGGCGTGCCCGTCACGATCACCTCCCCGCGCAGCGAGCGCCCCGCCGGAGCCCCGCGCGGCGGCGGCAGGGGGCGCCCCGCGCGCTCCAGGCGCCCCTCCTCGGGTGCGCCCAGGACGCGCAGCGAGGGCGGTGCGCCCCGCAGCGCCCCGCGCGGCGCCTCCGAGTAG
- the rsgA gene encoding ribosome small subunit-dependent GTPase A, with amino-acid sequence MPASAVPASVASRVRQNPLAAHGWDDAWEEEFAPYADRALVPGRVVRVDRGQCDVATAEGTCRADTEFVVPRDPMKVVCTGDWVAVDPVGPDPRYVRTLLPRRTAFVRSTTSKRSEGQVLATNIDYVIVCVSLAEELSLGRIERLLALAMSCSDGDALLRDEAPGAVRRQEYTTTPLVVLTKADLVPDAATLGHLVADVEASAPGTPVLPVSAATGDGVDVLAAVVSGGTSVLLGRSGAGKSTLANTLLGEDVMRVHAIRDVDGKGRHTTTTRNLLVIPGGGAIIDTPGMRGVGLWDAQTGVGQVFSEIEELAGECRFQDCAHVAEPGCAVLEAVDSGSLAARRLDSYRKLLREDERIAAKTDARLRADRRRDWKRKGAEGRAAVRAKRGHLAP; translated from the coding sequence GTGCCCGCTTCCGCCGTGCCCGCTTCCGTCGCGTCCCGTGTGCGCCAAAACCCCCTCGCCGCCCACGGCTGGGACGACGCGTGGGAGGAGGAGTTCGCGCCCTACGCGGACCGGGCCCTCGTACCCGGACGTGTGGTCCGCGTCGACCGGGGTCAGTGCGACGTGGCCACCGCGGAAGGCACGTGCCGCGCCGACACCGAGTTCGTCGTTCCGCGCGACCCGATGAAGGTCGTCTGCACGGGCGACTGGGTGGCCGTCGACCCGGTGGGCCCGGATCCGCGCTACGTCCGCACCCTCCTGCCGCGCCGTACCGCCTTCGTGCGTTCGACAACCTCCAAGCGGTCGGAGGGCCAGGTCCTCGCCACCAACATCGACTACGTCATCGTGTGCGTCTCGCTCGCCGAGGAACTCTCCCTCGGCCGTATCGAACGCCTCCTCGCCCTCGCCATGTCCTGCTCCGACGGCGACGCCCTCCTGCGTGACGAGGCGCCGGGGGCGGTACGGCGGCAGGAGTACACCACCACACCACTGGTCGTACTCACCAAGGCCGACCTCGTACCGGACGCCGCCACGCTCGGACATCTCGTGGCCGACGTGGAGGCGAGCGCGCCCGGCACCCCGGTGCTGCCCGTCAGCGCCGCCACGGGGGACGGCGTCGACGTGCTGGCCGCTGTCGTGTCCGGGGGCACATCCGTCCTGCTCGGCCGCTCCGGCGCGGGAAAGTCCACTCTCGCCAACACGCTGCTCGGCGAGGATGTCATGCGGGTCCACGCCATCCGCGACGTGGACGGCAAGGGCAGGCACACCACCACGACCCGCAACCTCCTCGTCATCCCCGGCGGCGGGGCGATCATCGATACGCCCGGCATGCGCGGTGTCGGCCTCTGGGACGCGCAGACCGGGGTCGGGCAGGTCTTCTCCGAGATCGAAGAGTTGGCGGGAGAGTGCCGCTTCCAGGACTGCGCCCACGTCGCAGAACCCGGCTGCGCGGTTCTCGAAGCCGTCGACTCCGGCTCCCTCGCCGCCCGCCGCCTCGACAGCTACCGCAAACTGCTGCGCGAGGACGAGCGCATCGCCGCGAAGACCGACGCCCGTCTCAGGGCCGACCGGCGCAGGGACTGGAAGCGCAAGGGCGCGGAGGGCCGTGCGGCCGTGCGGGCCAAGCGGGGGCATCTCGCCCCGTAG
- a CDS encoding alpha/beta fold hydrolase: MSYAEINGLSLYYEEHGPEAGGLLLLLHGGFGSGESFAPLLPDLARHRRVVTVDLQGHGRTADIDRPLRAALMADDVAALVGHLGRARADVLGYSMGAKVALRTAVQHPGVVGRVVLVSAVARRDGWFPEVLAGMDAMSEDAAAPMKQTPLYELYERVAPRPQDWPALVRKTAEMLQESYDWTQEVAAVTAPVLLVYADCDSVRPAHMAEFFGLLGGGLRDAVWDGSGRTTQSRLAVLPGTSHYDIMASPGLSPAVLRFLDEAKG; the protein is encoded by the coding sequence ATGAGCTACGCGGAGATCAACGGACTGTCGCTGTACTACGAGGAGCACGGACCTGAAGCGGGCGGCCTTCTGCTGCTGCTCCACGGCGGCTTCGGCTCGGGCGAGTCGTTCGCCCCTCTGCTGCCGGACCTGGCGCGCCACCGCAGAGTCGTGACGGTCGACCTCCAGGGGCACGGGCGTACGGCGGACATCGACCGCCCGTTGCGGGCCGCGCTGATGGCGGACGACGTCGCGGCTCTCGTCGGACACCTCGGCCGTGCACGCGCCGACGTGCTCGGCTACTCGATGGGCGCGAAGGTCGCCCTGCGCACGGCAGTCCAGCATCCGGGCGTGGTGGGCAGGGTGGTCCTCGTCTCGGCCGTCGCGCGGCGCGACGGCTGGTTTCCCGAAGTACTCGCGGGGATGGACGCGATGAGCGAGGACGCGGCGGCGCCCATGAAGCAGACACCCCTCTACGAGCTGTACGAACGTGTCGCGCCAAGACCGCAGGACTGGCCCGCCCTCGTACGGAAGACCGCTGAGATGCTCCAGGAGTCGTACGACTGGACCCAGGAGGTCGCCGCAGTCACCGCGCCCGTCCTGCTGGTCTACGCCGACTGCGACTCGGTGCGCCCGGCGCACATGGCGGAGTTCTTCGGGCTGCTCGGCGGCGGCCTGCGCGACGCGGTCTGGGACGGCTCTGGCCGGACGACCCAGTCGCGGCTCGCGGTACTGCCGGGGACGAGCCACTACGACATCATGGCGTCCCCCGGACTGTCCCCCGCCGTCCTTCGGTTTCTCGACGAGGCGAAAGGCTGA
- a CDS encoding PPOX class F420-dependent oxidoreductase yields the protein MTRFSEAERAYLASQRLGRMATVDPKGRPQANPVGFFPQPDGTILIGGYSLGTTKKWRNLQSNPAVALVVDDIASVTPWRVRGVDIRGEAELLTGPHELGPRFSEELIRVHPRRIHSWGLEEAAG from the coding sequence ATGACCCGATTCAGCGAAGCCGAACGCGCGTACCTGGCGTCCCAGCGTCTGGGACGAATGGCCACGGTCGACCCCAAGGGCCGGCCGCAGGCGAACCCCGTCGGGTTCTTCCCACAGCCCGACGGCACGATCCTGATCGGCGGTTACTCACTGGGCACGACGAAGAAGTGGCGCAATCTCCAGTCGAATCCGGCCGTCGCACTGGTGGTGGACGACATCGCGAGCGTCACACCGTGGCGGGTGCGGGGCGTGGACATCAGGGGCGAGGCAGAACTGCTGACGGGCCCGCACGAGCTGGGGCCGCGTTTCAGCGAGGAGTTGATCCGCGTACACCCGCGGCGGATCCACAGCTGGGGCCTGGAGGAAGCGGCGGGGTGA
- a CDS encoding helix-turn-helix transcriptional regulator codes for MLGAIGLDETHESAYRTLVAAGAADVPDLARRLALGEPDTELALRQLENHGLAAQSSAGPGRWVAAPPGVALGALLTQRRHELKEAELAAALLAEEYRARAGQTAAHDLVEVVTGRSAVAARFLQLQLGATDSVYALVTGAPMAVTGMENDAEEQAAERGVDYRVVLEREVLTLPTGLTELSVALGRDEKVRVVDRVPTKLVIADRALAMVPLTSRPPEPSALVVHASGLLESLTGLFEAVWNTAMPLRLGEHGQVDESAPRGPDGTDLEILSLLLAGMTDASTAKQLDLGLRTVQRRVKRLMELAGVTTRLQLGWHAYERGWVARERAGRAGEDQRGPA; via the coding sequence ATGCTGGGTGCCATAGGGCTGGACGAGACACACGAATCGGCGTACCGGACGCTGGTGGCGGCGGGGGCGGCCGATGTCCCCGACCTGGCGCGGCGGCTCGCGCTGGGTGAGCCGGACACGGAACTGGCCCTGCGGCAGCTGGAGAACCACGGCCTCGCCGCCCAGTCGTCAGCGGGACCGGGGCGTTGGGTGGCCGCGCCACCCGGGGTGGCTCTCGGCGCACTGCTCACCCAGCGGCGGCACGAGCTCAAGGAGGCCGAACTGGCCGCCGCGCTGCTCGCGGAGGAGTACCGCGCCAGAGCGGGCCAGACCGCGGCGCACGATCTGGTCGAGGTCGTGACGGGCCGCAGCGCCGTGGCGGCGCGTTTCCTCCAGCTCCAGCTCGGCGCGACCGATTCGGTGTACGCGCTGGTGACCGGCGCCCCCATGGCGGTGACCGGGATGGAGAACGACGCGGAGGAACAGGCGGCGGAGCGCGGGGTGGACTACCGCGTGGTCCTGGAGCGCGAGGTCCTGACCCTGCCGACCGGCCTCACCGAGCTGTCCGTGGCGCTCGGCAGGGACGAGAAGGTGCGGGTGGTCGACCGGGTGCCGACCAAACTGGTGATAGCCGACCGCGCCCTGGCGATGGTGCCGCTCACCTCACGGCCCCCTGAGCCCTCCGCGCTCGTGGTGCACGCCAGCGGGCTGCTCGAATCGCTGACGGGCCTCTTCGAGGCGGTGTGGAACACCGCGATGCCCTTGCGGCTCGGGGAACACGGCCAGGTCGACGAGTCGGCGCCACGCGGGCCCGACGGGACCGATCTGGAGATCCTTTCCCTGCTGCTCGCGGGGATGACGGACGCGAGCACCGCCAAACAGCTCGACCTGGGCCTGCGCACCGTGCAGCGCAGGGTCAAGCGGCTGATGGAGCTGGCCGGTGTGACGACCCGCCTCCAGCTCGGCTGGCACGCGTACGAGCGGGGCTGGGTGGCGCGTGAGCGAGCGGGCCGCGCGGGAGAGGACCAGCGGGGCCCGGCATGA
- a CDS encoding NADP-dependent isocitrate dehydrogenase, producing the protein MTDSTIIYTHTDEAPALATYSFLPVIEAYASTAGVTVERRDISLAGRILAGFPERLEEGQRVDDALAELGKLAKTPGANIIKLPNISASIPQLKAAIAELQEQGYALPDYPDDPKTDEDKDVRARYDKVKGSAVNPVLREGNSDRRAPASVKNYAKAHPHRMGAWSADSKTNVAHMEGDDFRSTEKSAVIAEDGTLRIELSGDDGSTTVLRQSVPVLAGEVVDASVMRVAALREFFTAQVARAKAEGVLFSVHLKATMMKVSDPIIFGHVVRAFFPKTFAEYGQTLAAAGLTPNDGLGGIHKGLETLPDGAAIKASFDAELAEGPELAMVDSDRGITNLHVPSDVIVDASMPAMIRTSGQMWGPDGSQADTLAVIPDSSYADIYQVTIDDCRANGAFDPATMGSVPNVGLMAQAAEEYGSHDKTFEIPATGTVRVLDKDGNAVLEQAVSAGDVFRMCQTKDVPIQDWVKLAVSRARATGDPAVFWLDETRAHDANLIAKVKAYLPEHDTEGLKIDIMSPADAIAYSLERIRRGEDTISVTGNVLRDYLTDLFPILELGTSAKMLSVVPLINGGGLFETGAGGSAPKHVQQLVKENYLRWDSLGEFLALAVSFEHLAQTTDNPRAQILADTLDRATGTFLNEDKSPSRKIGGIDNRGSHFYLALYWAQELAKQTEDAPLAEAFAALAKTLSEQESTIVGELAAVQGSPADIGGYYQPDPAKASAVMRPATTFNEALATLA; encoded by the coding sequence GTGACTGACTCGACCATCATCTATACACACACCGACGAGGCCCCGGCCCTGGCGACGTACTCGTTCCTGCCGGTGATCGAGGCCTACGCCTCGACGGCCGGAGTCACCGTGGAGAGGCGCGACATCTCCCTGGCGGGGCGCATCCTCGCCGGTTTCCCCGAGCGCCTCGAAGAGGGCCAGCGAGTGGACGACGCGCTGGCCGAGCTGGGAAAGCTGGCCAAGACGCCCGGCGCCAACATCATCAAGCTTCCGAACATCTCGGCCTCCATCCCGCAGCTCAAGGCGGCCATCGCCGAGTTGCAGGAGCAGGGCTACGCGCTCCCCGACTACCCGGACGACCCGAAGACCGACGAGGACAAGGACGTCCGCGCCCGGTACGACAAGGTCAAGGGCAGCGCCGTCAACCCGGTGCTGCGCGAGGGCAACTCCGACCGCCGCGCCCCCGCGTCGGTCAAGAACTACGCCAAGGCCCACCCGCACCGTATGGGCGCCTGGAGCGCGGACTCCAAGACCAACGTCGCGCACATGGAGGGCGACGACTTCAGGTCCACGGAGAAGTCCGCGGTCATCGCCGAGGACGGCACGCTGCGCATCGAGCTGTCGGGTGACGACGGCTCCACCACCGTGCTGCGCCAGTCGGTGCCCGTCCTCGCCGGCGAGGTCGTCGACGCCTCCGTGATGCGCGTCGCCGCGCTGCGTGAGTTCTTCACGGCGCAGGTCGCGCGGGCCAAGGCGGAGGGCGTGCTGTTCTCCGTGCACCTGAAGGCCACCATGATGAAGGTCTCCGACCCGATCATCTTCGGCCACGTGGTGCGCGCCTTCTTCCCGAAGACCTTCGCCGAGTACGGCCAGACGCTGGCCGCGGCGGGACTGACCCCCAACGACGGTCTCGGCGGCATCCACAAGGGCCTGGAGACGCTGCCCGACGGTGCGGCGATCAAGGCGTCCTTCGACGCGGAGCTGGCCGAGGGCCCCGAGCTGGCCATGGTCGACTCGGACCGAGGCATCACCAACCTGCACGTGCCCAGCGACGTCATCGTCGACGCGTCCATGCCGGCCATGATCCGCACCTCGGGCCAGATGTGGGGCCCGGACGGTTCGCAGGCCGACACGCTCGCCGTCATCCCCGACAGCAGCTACGCCGACATCTACCAGGTCACCATCGACGACTGCCGTGCCAACGGCGCCTTCGACCCGGCGACCATGGGGTCCGTGCCCAACGTCGGCCTGATGGCCCAGGCGGCCGAGGAGTACGGCAGCCACGACAAGACCTTCGAGATCCCCGCCACGGGTACCGTGCGCGTCCTCGACAAGGACGGCAACGCCGTACTGGAGCAGGCCGTCAGCGCGGGCGACGTGTTCCGCATGTGCCAGACCAAGGACGTGCCGATCCAGGACTGGGTCAAGCTCGCCGTCAGCCGCGCCCGCGCCACCGGCGACCCGGCCGTGTTCTGGCTGGACGAGACCCGCGCCCACGACGCCAACCTCATCGCGAAGGTCAAGGCGTACCTGCCCGAGCACGACACCGAGGGCCTGAAGATCGACATCATGTCGCCGGCCGACGCGATCGCGTACTCCCTGGAGCGCATCCGCCGCGGCGAGGACACGATCTCCGTCACCGGCAACGTACTGCGTGACTACCTGACCGACCTGTTCCCGATCCTTGAGCTCGGCACCAGCGCCAAGATGCTCTCCGTCGTCCCGCTGATCAACGGCGGCGGACTGTTCGAGACCGGCGCCGGCGGCTCCGCGCCCAAGCACGTGCAGCAGCTCGTCAAGGAGAACTACCTGCGCTGGGACAGCCTCGGCGAGTTCCTGGCCCTCGCGGTCAGCTTCGAGCACCTCGCGCAGACCACGGACAACCCCCGCGCGCAGATCCTCGCCGACACCCTGGACCGGGCCACCGGCACGTTCCTCAACGAGGACAAGTCCCCCAGCCGCAAGATCGGCGGCATCGACAACCGGGGCAGCCACTTCTACCTGGCGCTCTACTGGGCCCAGGAGCTGGCCAAGCAGACCGAGGACGCCCCGCTCGCCGAGGCGTTCGCCGCTCTCGCCAAGACGCTGAGCGAGCAGGAGAGCACCATCGTCGGCGAACTCGCCGCCGTCCAGGGCTCGCCCGCCGACATCGGCGGCTACTACCAGCCCGACCCCGCCAAGGCGTCGGCCGTCATGCGCCCCGCGACCACCTTCAACGAGGCGCTGGCGACACTCGCCTGA
- a CDS encoding MerR family transcriptional regulator, translating to MPPENNPNTADRLDDDDYPAYTMGRAAEMIGATPAFLRAIGEARLITPLRSEGGHRRYSRYQLRIAARARDLVDQGTPVDAACRIVILEDQLEEALRLNETLRDEPERKPEPEMDGHSVL from the coding sequence GTGCCCCCAGAGAACAACCCGAACACCGCCGATCGGCTCGACGACGACGACTATCCGGCCTACACCATGGGCCGCGCCGCCGAGATGATCGGTGCGACACCCGCGTTTCTACGGGCGATCGGCGAAGCGAGACTGATCACGCCGCTCCGTTCCGAGGGCGGCCACCGCAGATACTCGCGTTATCAACTGCGTATCGCCGCCCGCGCCCGCGACCTCGTCGACCAGGGCACTCCGGTCGACGCGGCCTGCCGGATCGTCATCCTTGAGGACCAGTTGGAAGAGGCGCTCCGGCTCAACGAGACACTGCGCGACGAGCCGGAGCGGAAGCCGGAGCCGGAGATGGACGGGCACTCTGTCCTGTGA
- a CDS encoding fluoride efflux transporter FluC — protein MIGAVSAGGAVGACARYGASLIRPTATGAFPWTTLLVNVVGCAVMGVFMVLITEVWSAHRLVRPFFGTGVLGGFTTFSTYTTDVQRLIETGRPVTGLATFVLTPVAALVGVGVAVAATRTVLASGKSAGTDVGEGAK, from the coding sequence GTGATCGGCGCGGTCTCCGCGGGCGGGGCCGTCGGCGCCTGTGCGCGGTACGGCGCGTCGCTGATCCGGCCCACCGCCACCGGGGCATTCCCTTGGACGACGCTGCTGGTCAACGTCGTCGGGTGCGCCGTCATGGGCGTCTTCATGGTGCTGATCACCGAAGTGTGGAGCGCGCACCGGTTGGTACGGCCCTTCTTCGGCACGGGTGTGCTCGGCGGGTTCACCACCTTCTCGACCTACACGACGGACGTCCAGCGGCTCATCGAGACGGGGCGTCCGGTCACCGGCCTGGCGACGTTCGTTTTGACACCGGTCGCGGCACTGGTCGGCGTCGGGGTGGCGGTGGCGGCCACCCGCACAGTGCTGGCCTCGGGGAAGAGCGCCGGGACCGACGTCGGGGAGGGCGCGAAATGA
- a CDS encoding cold-shock protein, with protein MATGTVKWFNAEKGFGFIEQEGGGADVFAHYSNIAAQGFRELQEGQKVNFDVTQGQKGPQAENITPA; from the coding sequence ATGGCTACTGGCACCGTGAAGTGGTTCAACGCTGAAAAGGGCTTCGGCTTCATCGAGCAGGAGGGTGGCGGCGCTGACGTCTTCGCCCACTACTCGAACATCGCCGCCCAGGGCTTCCGCGAGCTGCAGGAAGGCCAGAAGGTGAACTTCGACGTCACGCAGGGCCAGAAGGGCCCGCAGGCGGAGAACATCACGCCGGCCTGA
- a CDS encoding DUF456 domain-containing protein — translation MGVPELLLVGLVLLLGLCGVLVPGVPGPWLVWAAVLWWALQAPSPVVWGVLVGSTALLLLSRLIRWQLPPRRVRGSGVTRRMVVWAGLGSVLGFVVVPVVGAVPGFIGGMYASERLRLGGRGEAVASTRTVMRAMGTSVLVEFFACLLIAGVWLAAVVRGW, via the coding sequence ATGGGTGTCCCGGAACTCCTACTGGTCGGCCTGGTGCTGCTGCTGGGCCTGTGCGGGGTATTGGTGCCCGGGGTCCCCGGGCCGTGGCTGGTGTGGGCCGCGGTCCTGTGGTGGGCGTTGCAGGCGCCTTCGCCCGTCGTCTGGGGTGTCCTGGTGGGCTCCACCGCCCTGCTCCTGCTGAGCCGGCTCATCCGCTGGCAGCTACCGCCCAGGCGGGTACGGGGCTCAGGGGTGACCCGCCGGATGGTGGTGTGGGCCGGTCTCGGTTCGGTGCTCGGCTTCGTCGTGGTACCGGTCGTGGGCGCGGTGCCCGGATTCATCGGCGGGATGTATGCCTCGGAACGGCTGCGGCTCGGTGGTCGCGGTGAGGCGGTGGCGTCGACCCGGACGGTGATGCGGGCGATGGGCACGAGCGTGCTTGTGGAGTTCTTCGCGTGTCTGCTGATCGCGGGCGTGTGGCTGGCCGCCGTCGTCCGGGGCTGGTGA